One part of the Georgfuchsia toluolica genome encodes these proteins:
- a CDS encoding CNNM domain-containing protein produces the protein MNALVILVLLILICGFFALAEMALAASRRSRLQLLVDAGSHAAARALRIKETPSRFIAATQTGLTTASLLAGIFGENALAAHIENFIAASLPLLAAARTEIALTTTVVNKYCQQNQNRHAVAQ, from the coding sequence ATGAACGCCCTGGTTATATTGGTTTTACTGATCTTGATCTGCGGCTTTTTTGCCTTGGCAGAAATGGCCCTGGCGGCATCGAGACGGTCCCGTCTGCAACTTCTCGTCGATGCCGGCAGCCACGCCGCGGCACGGGCGCTGCGCATCAAGGAAACGCCATCGCGCTTCATTGCCGCCACGCAAACCGGTCTGACGACCGCGAGCCTGTTGGCGGGGATCTTCGGCGAGAATGCCTTGGCCGCACACATCGAGAATTTCATCGCAGCCTCGCTGCCGCTGCTGGCGGCAGCGCGTACCGAGATCGCCCTGACGACCACCGTCGTGAACAAATACTGCCAACAAAATCAAAACAGGCATGCAGTTGCGCAATAA
- a CDS encoding helix-turn-helix domain-containing protein: MHTLWINALTRQTNCMLAQQPGKVFRAMSREFESTLIRCALVATRGCRMDAARLLGIGRNTITRKIHAFGLNTGDATSSQIVKPQFRTQHSKRNNKPPRGEPNGQIEKNHFAR; this comes from the coding sequence ATGCACACCCTCTGGATCAACGCACTGACACGTCAAACCAATTGCATGCTCGCCCAACAACCTGGCAAGGTGTTTCGCGCAATGAGCCGGGAATTTGAATCGACCCTGATCCGGTGCGCGCTGGTGGCCACGAGAGGGTGCCGCATGGATGCCGCCCGCTTGCTGGGTATTGGCCGCAACACGATCACACGCAAGATCCATGCTTTTGGGCTGAATACTGGCGATGCCACGTCCTCGCAAATCGTGAAACCGCAGTTCCGTACACAGCACAGCAAACGAAATAACAAACCACCCCGAGGAGAACCAAATGGCCAAATCGAAAAGAATCACTTCGCCCGATAA
- the nrfD gene encoding NrfD/PsrC family molybdoenzyme membrane anchor subunit, whose product MEALYDVAPYIGYVYPNETIIPWTVLIALYPYLTGLVAGAFTVSSMYHVFGMQRFKPAARLALLTSLCCMVIVPLCLLTHLGHPERAFNAMITPHWSSAFAVFGFAAAGYTLLLLLESWFVFRPYIVEQAQQRKGALGLLYRVLSLGSHDLSEAAMRVDRKWIFALAVIGIPGAHGLHGYVGFVFGSLKSREWWSSDLMPPIFLFSAIISGTALLIVLYVISSLLRKKTVDLPCLKGMAYALWGFMMFALVLEGVEFGALVYRGREGVDMIMEYVRGPLFIPFFTLQLGIGSVLPIVLLSFMMWRGTTGKALITGVTTCAVLVLLAVFMMRWNVVIGGQEISKTGRGLLTYHLHFLGREGGLVAACLLATPFALLSFLVRILPPWDDQATT is encoded by the coding sequence GTGGAAGCACTCTATGACGTTGCGCCCTATATCGGTTATGTCTATCCCAACGAAACCATCATTCCGTGGACTGTGCTCATCGCGCTCTATCCCTATCTCACCGGCCTGGTAGCGGGGGCTTTCACGGTATCGAGCATGTACCACGTGTTCGGCATGCAGCGCTTCAAGCCGGCCGCGCGCCTTGCCCTGCTGACATCGCTGTGTTGCATGGTTATTGTTCCATTGTGCTTGCTGACCCATCTGGGCCATCCGGAGCGGGCATTCAATGCCATGATCACGCCACACTGGAGTTCGGCTTTCGCCGTTTTCGGTTTTGCGGCTGCCGGCTACACCCTCCTGTTGCTTCTGGAAAGCTGGTTCGTGTTCCGGCCTTACATCGTCGAGCAGGCGCAACAAAGAAAAGGTGCCCTTGGATTGCTCTATCGTGTCCTGTCGCTGGGGTCCCATGACCTTTCCGAGGCAGCGATGCGCGTCGACCGCAAGTGGATTTTCGCCCTGGCGGTGATCGGCATCCCCGGGGCGCACGGTTTGCACGGCTATGTCGGCTTTGTGTTCGGTTCACTCAAGTCGCGCGAATGGTGGTCCTCCGATCTCATGCCGCCCATTTTTCTTTTTTCCGCCATCATCTCGGGTACCGCGCTGCTAATTGTGCTCTACGTCATATCCAGCCTCTTGCGCAAAAAGACAGTGGATTTGCCTTGCCTCAAGGGCATGGCTTATGCGCTGTGGGGATTCATGATGTTCGCCCTGGTGCTGGAGGGGGTGGAATTCGGAGCTCTGGTCTACCGTGGTCGGGAGGGAGTGGACATGATAATGGAGTACGTCAGGGGCCCGCTCTTCATTCCGTTCTTTACCCTGCAACTGGGGATTGGGTCGGTGTTGCCGATCGTGCTGCTCAGTTTCATGATGTGGCGTGGCACCACCGGCAAGGCACTGATCACGGGTGTCACGACATGCGCCGTCCTGGTGTTGCTCGCGGTGTTCATGATGCGCTGGAATGTGGTGATCGGCGGACAGGAGATATCAAAGACGGGCAGGGGGCTGCTGACCTATCATCTGCACTTCCTCGGCAGGGAGGGCGGTCTGGTTGCAGCCTGCTTGCTGGCTACGCCATTTGCATTGCTATCCTTTTTGGTGAGAATATTGCCACCATGGGATGACCAGGCGACAACTTGA
- a CDS encoding DUF2934 domain-containing protein — protein sequence MAKSKRITSPDKVAPESVENNSGMLHPVTPEQRYHYVEVAAYYIAERRRSFDAGYAHEDWAQAELEIDRLLAEVQINR from the coding sequence ATGGCCAAATCGAAAAGAATCACTTCGCCCGATAAAGTGGCACCTGAATCGGTGGAAAATAATTCTGGCATGCTTCATCCGGTCACACCAGAGCAACGCTATCACTATGTCGAGGTTGCCGCTTATTACATAGCCGAGCGCCGCCGCAGCTTCGATGCGGGCTATGCGCACGAAGACTGGGCACAGGCGGAACTTGAAATAGATCGGTTGTTGGCCGAGGTGCAGATCAATCGATGA
- the queD gene encoding 6-carboxytetrahydropterin synthase QueD, translated as MQITRRLEFDAGHRISAHQSQCRHLHGHRYVLEVTLSGDVIHDACSSSDGMVMDFGAVKEIARIHLVDKWDHAFLVCAGDTPIVDFLAALPDHKTVILDRVPTAENLARIAFDILEPLYRDVYGNHLRLERIRLYETPNCWADVLREI; from the coding sequence ATGCAAATCACTCGCCGCCTCGAATTCGATGCGGGGCACCGCATTTCCGCACACCAGAGCCAGTGCCGGCACCTGCACGGGCATCGCTATGTCCTGGAAGTGACGCTGAGCGGCGATGTCATTCATGATGCATGCAGCAGCAGCGATGGCATGGTAATGGACTTCGGCGCGGTAAAGGAAATCGCCCGGATCCATCTGGTGGACAAATGGGACCATGCCTTCCTCGTCTGCGCCGGGGACACGCCCATAGTCGATTTTCTTGCGGCGCTGCCAGATCACAAGACCGTCATACTCGACAGGGTGCCGACCGCGGAAAACCTCGCCAGGATCGCATTCGATATTCTGGAACCGCTATATCGCGACGTTTATGGCAACCATTTGCGGCTCGAACGCATACGCTTATACGAAACCCCCAACTGCTGGGCCGACGTGCTGCGCGAAATCTGA
- a CDS encoding radical SAM protein: MSAMPRSDGLLSVDDHSRDSAGMTYVYPVVSRRARGISVGINLNPNNACNWQCVYCQVPGLVRGGPPPIDLALLKDELNRFLDEVESGRFMREKVPVGARVLQDIAFSGNGEPTSAGEFPEAVNIVVETLRKHSLLGTLKLRLITNGSQTGKTGVQRGLRALAANDGEVWFKLDAATAAGIAAVNGVRISPDAHLRRLKACAALCPTWIQSCFFKRDGKLPAAAEIDAYVHAAGQMKDSVKGVHLYGLARPSMQPDARRLSRLPDQWFDALARRLESQGLNVIVSP; this comes from the coding sequence ATGTCTGCAATGCCCCGCTCTGATGGTTTGCTTTCGGTCGATGACCATTCGCGCGACAGCGCGGGGATGACCTATGTCTATCCTGTTGTCTCGCGCCGGGCGCGCGGCATTTCGGTGGGAATCAACCTTAATCCGAACAACGCCTGCAACTGGCAATGCGTGTATTGCCAGGTGCCGGGCCTGGTGCGCGGGGGGCCGCCACCGATTGACCTGGCACTCCTCAAGGATGAGTTGAACCGGTTTCTGGATGAAGTGGAGTCAGGCCGCTTCATGCGGGAAAAGGTGCCGGTCGGCGCGCGGGTTTTGCAGGATATTGCCTTTTCCGGCAACGGTGAACCGACCAGCGCCGGCGAGTTCCCGGAAGCAGTGAATATCGTGGTGGAAACATTACGCAAGCATTCCCTGCTCGGCACGCTCAAGTTGCGTCTGATTACCAACGGTAGTCAGACGGGCAAAACCGGCGTGCAAAGAGGTTTGCGTGCGCTTGCCGCCAACGATGGGGAGGTCTGGTTCAAGCTGGACGCCGCGACGGCTGCCGGCATTGCCGCAGTGAATGGCGTGCGGATATCACCGGATGCACATCTGCGTCGTTTGAAGGCTTGCGCCGCGCTTTGCCCGACATGGATTCAGAGTTGTTTTTTTAAGCGCGATGGCAAGCTGCCGGCTGCGGCTGAAATCGACGCCTATGTCCATGCAGCAGGGCAGATGAAGGACAGTGTCAAAGGGGTGCATCTGTATGGGCTGGCACGACCTTCCATGCAGCCGGACGCGAGAAGATTAAGCCGGCTACCCGACCAATGGTTCGATGCGTTGGCCAGGCGACTGGAAAGCCAGGGGCTGAACGTGATCGTCAGCCCCTGA
- a CDS encoding helix-turn-helix domain-containing protein, whose translation MKASEKTANVRDIRRKLGLNQQQFWSRLGVTQSGGSRYESGRNIPRPVQHLLRLVHVEQIDISKAKREDFEVAEYLKAKKPGLFRELKKEAKSAVKK comes from the coding sequence ATGAAAGCTTCAGAAAAAACAGCTAATGTCCGCGACATCCGCCGCAAACTCGGCCTCAACCAGCAACAGTTCTGGTCCAGACTGGGGGTTACCCAAAGTGGTGGATCGCGCTATGAAAGCGGCCGCAATATTCCCCGCCCTGTCCAGCACCTGCTGCGCCTGGTGCATGTCGAACAAATTGACATCAGCAAGGCCAAGCGCGAGGATTTTGAGGTTGCCGAATACCTGAAAGCCAAAAAGCCCGGGCTGTTCAGGGAACTCAAGAAAGAAGCCAAGTCCGCCGTCAAGAAATAA
- the trhA gene encoding PAQR family membrane homeostasis protein TrhA — MDMDHGEKLNAVTHLVGALLALAGSIVLIVLAAQGGDPWKVVSVSIYGVTLVLLYSFSTLYHSLGGRAKKILRELDHHGIYLLIAGTYTPFCLVTLRGSWGWSLFGTAWGLALLGSLQELRQNSGARILSVVIYVMMGWVALAAMIPLLHALGPVGFAWLVAGGLFYTIGIIFYALDARLKHAHGVWHLFVIAGSATHYVAILNYVL; from the coding sequence ATGGATATGGACCACGGAGAGAAGTTGAATGCGGTGACGCATCTTGTCGGGGCGCTGCTGGCGCTCGCCGGCTCCATTGTGCTTATCGTGCTGGCGGCGCAGGGCGGCGATCCGTGGAAGGTGGTGAGCGTCTCCATTTACGGCGTGACGCTGGTGTTGCTCTACAGTTTTTCCACGCTTTATCACAGCCTGGGCGGGCGCGCCAAAAAAATCCTGCGCGAGTTGGACCACCACGGCATCTATCTGCTCATCGCCGGCACTTACACTCCGTTTTGCCTGGTGACGCTGCGCGGATCCTGGGGCTGGTCGTTGTTCGGAACGGCGTGGGGACTGGCGCTGCTCGGCAGCCTGCAGGAACTGAGGCAAAACAGTGGCGCGCGCATATTGTCAGTCGTGATCTATGTCATGATGGGCTGGGTGGCCCTGGCGGCCATGATCCCGCTGTTGCATGCGCTGGGACCGGTCGGTTTCGCCTGGCTCGTGGCCGGCGGACTGTTCTATACGATTGGCATCATCTTCTATGCGCTCGACGCCCGCCTCAAACACGCGCACGGTGTTTGGCACCTGTTCGTGATCGCCGGCAGCGCCACCCATTACGTAGCGATCCTGAACTATGTGCTGTAA
- a CDS encoding aspartate kinase: protein MALIVQKYGGTSMGSPDRIRDVARRVSRWKAKGHQLVVVVSAMSGETNRLLALAKNVSPSPDSRELDVMVSTGEQVSIALLSMALKDIGLKARSYTGAQVKIETDNAYTKARILNIDDANIRADLNNDTVVIVAGFQGIDAHGNITTLGRGGSDTTGVAIAAALNADECQIYTDVDGVYTTDPRIVPEARKLDQITFEEMLEMASLGSKVLQIRSVEFAGKYKVKLRVLSSFEEEGKETQGTLITFEEGRKMEQPIISGIAFNRDEAKLTVLGVPDRPGIAYQILGPIAEANIDVDMIIQNVGNDGTTDFSFTVNRGEYERALNILEQKVKPHVAARAVVGDNKICKVSAVGVGMRSHPGIASQMFRTLAEEGINIQMISTSEIKISVVVDEKYLELAVRVLHKAFGLEQAA from the coding sequence ATGGCACTAATTGTTCAGAAATACGGTGGCACCTCCATGGGATCGCCGGATCGTATCCGCGATGTTGCGCGCCGTGTATCGCGCTGGAAGGCCAAGGGCCACCAGTTGGTGGTCGTGGTGTCGGCCATGAGCGGCGAGACCAACCGGCTGCTGGCCCTGGCGAAAAATGTTTCGCCCAGCCCGGACTCACGCGAACTCGACGTCATGGTATCGACCGGCGAGCAGGTCAGCATTGCCCTGCTGTCAATGGCGCTGAAGGATATCGGTCTCAAGGCGCGCAGCTATACCGGCGCCCAGGTAAAGATCGAGACCGACAACGCCTATACCAAGGCGCGCATCCTGAATATTGACGATGCCAATATTCGCGCCGATTTGAATAACGACACCGTGGTGATCGTCGCCGGCTTCCAGGGTATTGATGCGCACGGCAATATCACCACGCTGGGCCGGGGCGGCTCCGACACCACGGGCGTGGCGATTGCCGCCGCCCTGAATGCGGACGAATGCCAGATTTATACCGATGTCGATGGCGTCTACACCACCGATCCGCGCATCGTCCCCGAGGCGCGCAAGCTCGACCAGATTACCTTCGAAGAGATGCTGGAGATGGCGAGTCTCGGCTCCAAGGTATTGCAGATACGTTCGGTGGAGTTCGCCGGCAAGTACAAGGTGAAGTTGCGCGTGCTTTCCAGCTTCGAGGAAGAGGGCAAGGAAACGCAGGGTACGTTGATCACGTTTGAGGAAGGTCGCAAGATGGAACAGCCAATTATTTCGGGCATCGCCTTCAATCGGGACGAAGCCAAGCTTACAGTCCTTGGCGTTCCGGATCGTCCCGGCATCGCCTATCAGATCCTCGGTCCGATCGCCGAGGCGAATATCGATGTCGACATGATCATCCAGAACGTCGGCAATGACGGTACCACCGACTTCTCGTTTACGGTGAATCGCGGCGAGTACGAACGCGCGCTGAATATTCTGGAGCAGAAGGTCAAGCCGCATGTCGCTGCGCGTGCCGTGGTCGGCGACAACAAGATTTGCAAGGTGTCGGCGGTCGGCGTCGGCATGCGCTCGCATCCCGGCATTGCCAGCCAGATGTTCCGTACGCTGGCGGAAGAGGGCATCAATATCCAGATGATTTCGACTTCCGAGATCAAAATTTCCGTCGTGGTCGACGAAAAATATCTTGAACTGGCAGTGCGCGTACTGCATAAGGCTTTCGGACTCGAACAAGCCGCCTGA
- the rnk gene encoding nucleoside diphosphate kinase regulator, whose amino-acid sequence MKHDNASADSRHGLHTQRSEDLVVSMDDYVRLRELVGDHALAEELDRAIVIPSDRIPRDVVTMNSRLIYSDESTGTTREVELVYPEEADLMTGRVSVLAPVGCALLGLSAGQSIDWNLPGDKVHRLRVERVLSQPRHSGTKSAAAETP is encoded by the coding sequence ATGAAACACGATAATGCATCTGCAGATTCCCGCCATGGCTTGCACACACAGAGGTCCGAGGATTTAGTCGTATCCATGGACGATTATGTCCGCTTGCGTGAACTCGTCGGAGATCACGCCTTGGCCGAAGAGTTGGACCGGGCAATTGTTATTCCATCGGATCGTATTCCGAGGGATGTGGTCACGATGAACTCTCGCCTGATCTACTCCGACGAAAGTACCGGAACGACGCGCGAAGTGGAGTTGGTTTACCCCGAAGAGGCCGATCTCATGACTGGCAGGGTTTCGGTACTGGCCCCTGTCGGTTGTGCGCTCCTCGGCCTGAGTGCCGGACAGTCGATTGACTGGAATTTGCCGGGCGACAAGGTCCATCGCCTGCGGGTCGAGCGTGTTCTCTCTCAGCCACGGCACAGTGGCACCAAGTCGGCCGCTGCCGAGACCCCATAA
- the guaA gene encoding glutamine-hydrolyzing GMP synthase, protein MHNKILILDFGSQVTQLIARRVREAGVYSEIHPNDVSEEFIRAYGAKGIILSGSHASTYEAQDLRAPQVVYELGVPVLGICYGMFTMAVQLGGTVEASDKREFGYAEVRARGHTQLLDGIQDSVTPDGHGMLKVWMSHGDKVTALPSGFKLMASTDSCPIAGIADEARKFYALQFHPEVTHTVQGAAILRRFVLDICGATPDWNMPDYVSEAIAKVREQVGKDEVILGLSGGVDSSVVAALLHQAIGDQLTCVFVDNGLLRLNEAEQVMQTFARNLGVKVIHVDAADQFMGHLKGVSDPEQKRKIIGREFVEVFQAEAKKLPKAKWLAQGTIYPDVIESAGAKTKKANTIKSHHNVGGLPETLHLKLLEPLRELFKDEVRELGVALGLPHDMVYRHPFPGPGLGVRILGEVKKEYADLLRRADAIFIEELRNNRDADGRSWYDKTSQAFAVFLPVKSVGVMGDGRTYEYVVALRAVQTQDFMTAHWAELPHALLATVSNRIINEVRGLNRVVYDISGKPPATIEWE, encoded by the coding sequence ATGCACAACAAGATTCTCATCCTCGATTTCGGGTCTCAGGTCACTCAGCTCATTGCGCGCCGCGTGCGCGAAGCCGGCGTGTATTCCGAAATCCATCCCAACGACGTTTCGGAAGAATTCATCCGCGCTTACGGCGCCAAGGGCATCATCCTTTCCGGTAGTCACGCCAGCACCTATGAAGCGCAGGACTTGCGCGCGCCGCAAGTGGTCTATGAACTGGGTGTACCGGTACTGGGCATTTGCTACGGCATGTTCACCATGGCCGTGCAGTTGGGTGGCACGGTGGAGGCAAGCGACAAGCGTGAATTCGGTTATGCCGAAGTGCGCGCGCGCGGCCATACCCAACTGCTCGATGGCATCCAGGATTCGGTGACGCCCGACGGTCACGGCATGCTCAAGGTGTGGATGAGCCACGGCGACAAGGTTACCGCGCTGCCGTCCGGCTTCAAACTGATGGCCTCGACCGATTCCTGCCCCATCGCCGGCATCGCCGACGAGGCACGAAAGTTCTATGCGCTGCAGTTCCACCCCGAAGTGACGCATACGGTGCAGGGCGCGGCGATCCTGCGCCGCTTCGTGCTTGATATCTGCGGCGCAACGCCGGACTGGAACATGCCTGACTATGTGTCCGAAGCCATTGCCAAGGTGCGCGAACAGGTCGGCAAGGACGAAGTGATTCTCGGTCTTTCCGGCGGCGTCGATTCGAGTGTGGTGGCAGCGCTGTTGCACCAGGCCATCGGCGACCAACTGACCTGCGTTTTCGTCGATAACGGCCTGTTGCGGCTCAACGAGGCGGAACAGGTGATGCAGACCTTTGCCCGCAATCTTGGCGTCAAGGTTATCCACGTCGATGCCGCCGATCAATTCATGGGCCATCTCAAGGGCGTCAGCGACCCGGAGCAGAAGCGCAAGATCATTGGCCGCGAGTTTGTCGAGGTGTTTCAGGCCGAGGCAAAAAAATTACCCAAAGCCAAATGGCTGGCCCAAGGCACTATATACCCGGATGTCATCGAGTCGGCGGGCGCCAAGACCAAGAAGGCAAACACCATCAAGAGCCACCATAACGTCGGCGGTCTCCCTGAAACCTTGCATCTCAAGCTACTCGAACCGCTGCGCGAACTGTTCAAGGACGAGGTGCGCGAGCTTGGCGTGGCGCTCGGCCTGCCGCATGACATGGTGTATCGCCATCCCTTCCCGGGCCCCGGCCTGGGCGTGCGCATCCTCGGCGAAGTGAAGAAGGAATACGCTGACCTGCTGCGCCGTGCCGATGCAATCTTCATCGAGGAATTGCGCAATAACAGGGACGCCGACGGCAGGAGCTGGTACGACAAGACCTCGCAGGCCTTCGCCGTGTTCCTGCCGGTGAAGAGCGTCGGCGTGATGGGCGACGGCCGCACCTACGAGTATGTGGTCGCCCTGCGCGCGGTGCAGACGCAGGATTTCATGACGGCGCACTGGGCGGAATTGCCGCACGCGCTGCTGGCGACGGTCAGCAATCGCATCATCAACGAAGTGCGCGGTCTCAATCGCGTGGTCTATGACATCTCGGGCAAACCGCCGGCGACCATCGAGTGGGAGTGA
- a CDS encoding YdcH family protein, which yields MFPEYRELFSQLKANDRHFDSLFIKHHELDQKIQLMEAYVEPASHEDIETLKKKKLRLKDEMYDLLKKASATQPA from the coding sequence ATGTTTCCGGAATATCGTGAGCTATTTTCTCAACTCAAGGCAAATGATCGTCACTTTGACAGCCTATTCATCAAGCACCATGAACTGGATCAGAAGATTCAGCTCATGGAGGCTTATGTCGAGCCGGCAAGCCATGAAGATATCGAGACCTTGAAAAAGAAAAAATTGCGGCTAAAGGACGAGATGTACGACTTGCTCAAAAAAGCCAGCGCAACCCAACCGGCATGA
- the guaB gene encoding IMP dehydrogenase: MRLLQKALTFDDVLLVPAHSAILPRDVSLATRLTRNIRLNIPLASAAMDTVTEARLAIALAQEGGIGILHKNMAPSLQAAKVAKVKRFESGVLKDPITIPPNMTVRELLALTRQHRISGFPVVAHGCVVGIVTNRDLRFETNLDQPVSAIMTQKERLVTVAEGTSIEEAQIVLHKHRLERVLVVNDKFELRGLITVKDILKSTEYPDACKDESGRLRVGAAIGVGEGTEERATLLAEAGVDVLVVDTAHGHSEGVLKRVAWVKKNFPQVEVIGGNIATGDAAKALVDHGADAVKVGIGPGSICTTRIVAGVGVPQITAVDNVANALATTDVPLIADGGVRYSGDISKAIAAGAHVVMLGGLFAGTEEAPGETVLYQGRSYKSYRGMGSLGAMQEGSADRYFQEGDTNVEKLVPEGIEGRVPYKGAVGAVIHQLMGGLRASMGYVGCRTIDEMRHQAQFVEITSAGVRESHVHDVQITKEAPNYQVSE; the protein is encoded by the coding sequence ATGAGACTGCTCCAGAAGGCGCTGACGTTCGATGACGTCCTCCTGGTACCCGCCCATTCGGCGATCCTCCCGCGCGATGTCAGTCTCGCCACCCGGCTGACCCGCAATATCCGCTTGAATATCCCCCTGGCGTCCGCGGCAATGGATACCGTGACCGAGGCGCGCCTGGCGATTGCCCTTGCCCAAGAAGGCGGCATCGGCATTCTGCACAAGAACATGGCGCCCAGTCTCCAGGCCGCCAAGGTGGCCAAGGTGAAGCGCTTCGAGTCGGGTGTGCTCAAGGATCCGATCACGATTCCCCCGAACATGACCGTACGCGAGTTGCTTGCGCTGACGCGGCAGCATCGCATTTCCGGTTTTCCCGTCGTTGCGCACGGGTGTGTGGTCGGCATCGTCACCAACCGCGATCTGCGCTTTGAAACCAATCTCGACCAGCCTGTCAGCGCCATCATGACGCAGAAAGAACGGCTGGTTACGGTCGCGGAAGGCACCTCGATCGAAGAAGCGCAAATCGTGCTGCACAAACATCGTCTTGAACGCGTGTTGGTGGTGAATGACAAGTTCGAACTGCGCGGCCTGATTACGGTGAAGGACATTCTTAAGTCCACTGAATACCCCGATGCCTGCAAGGACGAATCCGGCCGTCTGCGTGTTGGTGCCGCGATCGGCGTCGGTGAAGGCACCGAAGAGCGTGCCACCTTGCTGGCCGAAGCCGGTGTCGATGTGCTGGTCGTGGATACCGCCCATGGCCATTCGGAAGGCGTGTTGAAACGCGTCGCCTGGGTCAAGAAGAACTTTCCGCAGGTTGAAGTCATAGGCGGCAACATCGCCACCGGCGATGCGGCGAAAGCGCTGGTCGATCATGGCGCGGATGCGGTCAAGGTCGGCATCGGCCCCGGTTCGATCTGTACCACCCGCATCGTGGCGGGCGTTGGCGTGCCGCAGATCACGGCGGTCGACAATGTGGCGAACGCGCTGGCGACAACGGATGTTCCGCTGATTGCCGATGGCGGCGTGCGCTATTCCGGCGACATTTCCAAGGCCATCGCCGCGGGCGCACATGTGGTGATGCTGGGGGGCTTGTTTGCCGGCACCGAAGAGGCGCCGGGCGAGACCGTGCTCTACCAGGGCCGCTCCTACAAGTCCTACCGCGGCATGGGCAGCCTGGGTGCGATGCAGGAGGGCTCGGCGGACCGCTACTTCCAGGAGGGTGATACCAACGTTGAAAAGCTGGTGCCGGAGGGCATCGAGGGCCGCGTTCCCTACAAAGGTGCTGTCGGTGCCGTGATTCACCAGTTGATGGGTGGTCTGCGCGCCTCGATGGGTTATGTCGGTTGCCGTACCATTGATGAAATGCGGCACCAGGCGCAATTCGTCGAAATCACCTCCGCCGGCGTTCGCGAGTCGCACGTGCATGATGTGCAGATCACCAAGGAAGCGCCGAATTACCAGGTGAGCGAATAA
- a CDS encoding LysR family transcriptional regulator, with the protein MFDLNLLAVFARVAEADSFAEAARRLSTSRSAVSKAVAKLEIVLGARLLNRTTRHLSLTEIGQVAAAHARRILEEMEQLEQVVGSFNDEPRGTLRVSASVAFGTLHVAPALADFLTAHPGLKMELTITDRLIDLAEDGYDMAIRVTAEPPLPLVARKLAPVRRKLCGTPAYFEKYGLPLIPADLIHHNCLDYTRSGEQGLWRFNGPKGEIDVPVSGSLHVDDDEALSQAVLGGLGVALLPTFIIGKDLQAGQLQAVLSEYIPVERHVYAMYLPTRHLPTKVRAFIDFLIARIGVEPYWDRANTRQQ; encoded by the coding sequence ATGTTTGATCTGAATTTGTTGGCTGTATTTGCCCGTGTCGCCGAGGCGGATAGTTTTGCTGAAGCCGCACGTCGCCTAAGTACATCCCGCTCAGCTGTCAGCAAGGCAGTCGCCAAATTGGAAATCGTCTTAGGTGCCCGCCTTCTCAATCGCACGACGCGGCATTTAAGCCTGACGGAAATTGGCCAGGTAGCCGCCGCCCACGCGAGGCGAATTCTCGAAGAAATGGAGCAACTTGAGCAGGTTGTCGGCAGTTTCAACGACGAACCGCGTGGCACGCTGCGCGTGAGCGCCTCGGTGGCCTTCGGCACCCTGCATGTGGCCCCTGCATTAGCCGACTTCCTGACCGCTCACCCCGGATTGAAGATGGAATTGACCATCACCGACCGGCTCATCGACCTGGCCGAAGATGGCTATGACATGGCGATTCGCGTTACGGCCGAACCGCCGCTCCCCCTGGTGGCGAGAAAGCTCGCACCAGTACGACGCAAATTGTGCGGCACGCCGGCATATTTCGAAAAATACGGTTTGCCGCTCATCCCAGCCGATCTGATTCATCACAATTGCCTGGACTACACCCGTTCCGGAGAACAAGGCTTGTGGCGATTCAATGGGCCAAAGGGAGAAATCGACGTGCCGGTTTCAGGTTCGCTGCATGTCGATGACGACGAAGCCCTGTCGCAGGCCGTCCTCGGCGGCCTCGGCGTAGCCTTGCTGCCGACCTTCATCATCGGCAAGGATTTGCAGGCCGGACAACTCCAGGCGGTGCTCTCCGAATACATCCCGGTCGAGCGCCATGTCTATGCCATGTACCTGCCCACCCGGCACTTGCCCACCAAGGTACGGGCTTTCATTGACTTCCTGATCGCCCGGATCGGTGTCGAACCCTACTGGGATCGGGCAAACACCCGGCAACAATAA